From Listeria swaminathanii, the proteins below share one genomic window:
- a CDS encoding carbohydrate ABC transporter permease: protein MNQYRQKSRGAQIAVITILTVGGFFMILPFIWMVLSSLKTDAEILKIPPTIWPETFTLDNFTKLFTEMDFAIYLKNTLIIVFFSFFGLFLNAMAGYGFAKFKFKGKNKLFYLVLATMMIPGQVTMIPVYLLLNAAGLTNTMTGIVLPGLVGAFGIFLFRQFMSTISDDLLEAARLDGASEFYIFWRIVIPISRPVLAVQGILTFIAGWNSFLWPLIIANDEKFYTLSVGLQLLKGQYGSNYALQMAGATFMVIPIILIFMTFQKYILKGFNVSGMK from the coding sequence ATGAATCAATATAGACAAAAATCACGTGGCGCTCAAATTGCCGTCATTACTATTTTAACGGTTGGCGGATTCTTTATGATTTTACCGTTCATTTGGATGGTTCTCTCCTCTTTAAAGACGGATGCTGAAATTTTAAAAATCCCACCTACTATTTGGCCAGAAACGTTTACACTGGATAATTTCACGAAACTATTCACCGAGATGGACTTTGCTATTTACTTAAAAAACACGTTAATCATTGTGTTCTTCTCGTTTTTCGGTTTATTTTTAAATGCGATGGCAGGTTATGGTTTTGCTAAATTTAAATTTAAAGGGAAAAACAAGTTGTTCTATCTCGTACTTGCTACAATGATGATTCCCGGACAAGTAACGATGATTCCGGTTTATCTACTGCTTAATGCGGCCGGATTAACAAACACCATGACAGGGATTGTACTCCCAGGACTGGTTGGCGCCTTCGGGATTTTCTTATTCCGCCAATTTATGTCCACCATTTCCGACGATTTACTTGAAGCCGCACGACTGGATGGCGCTAGTGAATTTTACATTTTCTGGCGGATCGTTATTCCGATTTCTCGTCCTGTTCTTGCAGTCCAAGGAATCCTTACTTTTATCGCTGGTTGGAACTCATTCTTATGGCCGTTAATCATTGCCAACGACGAAAAATTCTACACCCTATCAGTTGGACTTCAATTATTAAAAGGACAATACGGCAGCAACTACGCGTTACAAATGGCTGGCGCAACCTTCATGGTTATTCCAATCATCTTGATCTTCATGACTTTCCAAAAATACATTTTAAAAGGCTTCAATGTTTCTGGAATGAAATAA